The genomic interval CCCAATATTCATCAACATAAAACAACCCGTTCCATAGGTATTTTTGACCATACCCGATTGTGTACATAACTGGCCAAAAAGTGCTGCTTGCTGATCACCGCCGATACCGGCAATTGGAATTCTGACTGAAAAGATATCTCCAGCAGTCTTCCCATATACCTCGCTGGAAGACCTAACCTCGGGCAACATACTTTCCGGGATGTCAAGCAAACTGAGGAGCTCTTGATCCCAAGATAAACTGTGAATATTATAAAGCATGGTGCGTGACGCATTCGACACATCGGTAACATGCGTTTCACCATTTGTTAATTTCCATATCAACCATGAATCTACCGTACCGAATGCAAGCTCTCCCTTTTCTGCTTTTTCCCTGGCACCTTCAACGTTTTCAAGTATCCAACGAATTTTCGTCCCCGAGAAATACGAGTCGATCAGCAATCCGGTTTTATGACGGATGGCATCTTCATGTCCTTCCTTTTTAAGCTGATCACAGTAGCCAGCCGTTCTCCTGTCCTGCCATACGATTGCATTAAAAATCGGCTTACCTGTCTTCCGATCCCATACGACGGTGGTTTCTCGTTGGTTGGAAATTCCTATGCCTGCAATTTGAGAAGCGGACAAACCCGCCTTGCTGACAGCTTCAGTAGCGACGCCTAATTGTGTTGACCAAATTTCTAAAGGATCATGCTCTACCCAGCCTGGCGAGGGATAGTGTTGCTGAAACTCTTTTTGTGCAATACTGATGACATCACCGTTTTTATTGAATACGATTGCTCGTGAACTTGTCGTGCCTTGATCTAATGATAAAATATAGGTCTCCATAATAATTTAGGTTTTTTATTCATTGAACGAATCAAATGAAACTATACAAAACTATAAATTCACGAATAAAAACAAAACATAAAGGTTAAAATAAATTTAATTTTTGAATTACGCGCATTCTCACTATCTTTCAAAAAAACTACCCAAATGATTAGTTTAGCCGACAGACACCGAATAATTTTAGAAAAAATAAAAAAAGAAGGCAAGGTCAATGTGCTAGACCTTTGTGAAATGCTGGACGTCTCTTCCGTAACCATACGAAAGGATTTGAAACAACTGGAAGACAAAAACCTTTTGTTTCGCATTCATGGCGGTGCTACGTTAAATAATCCATATACCATGGACAGGCCGGTTAATGTAAAAGAGAAACTGCAAACCGAAGAGAAAAACAAGATCGGCATAACGGCTGCGTCACTCATCGAACCGAATGACTCAATCATTATTGCTTCGGGAACAACGGTCATGGCCTTAGCCCGACATATCAAAACCAAAGAG from Pedobacter indicus carries:
- the glpK gene encoding glycerol kinase GlpK, whose amino-acid sequence is METYILSLDQGTTSSRAIVFNKNGDVISIAQKEFQQHYPSPGWVEHDPLEIWSTQLGVATEAVSKAGLSASQIAGIGISNQRETTVVWDRKTGKPIFNAIVWQDRRTAGYCDQLKKEGHEDAIRHKTGLLIDSYFSGTKIRWILENVEGAREKAEKGELAFGTVDSWLIWKLTNGETHVTDVSNASRTMLYNIHSLSWDQELLSLLDIPESMLPEVRSSSEVYGKTAGDIFSVRIPIAGIGGDQQAALFGQLCTQSGMVKNTYGTGCFMLMNIGSEPIISKNNLVTTIAWKIGDEVSYALEGSIFIAGAVVQWLRDGLGIIKKSEEVEALAKQVKDTDGVYLVPAFAGLGAPHWDAYARGTIVGLSRGSTSAHIARAALESIAFQTVDILKAMEADSGVDIHELRVDGGATANDLLMQFQSDILAADVVRPKLTEVTAIGAAYLAGLAVGYWENIQDIQEQWQIDKVFKPSGEINIADRMTNWDRAVKTAKAWADLENHQ